Proteins encoded by one window of Lepeophtheirus salmonis chromosome 3, UVic_Lsal_1.4, whole genome shotgun sequence:
- the Nrg gene encoding neuroglian isoform X10 → MDHKSGMYSFLILCSILPSSIGIVQSPPRMIKQPPTDELLFQVKSRQDENDKPFIIECEAEGEPAPMYRWEKNGEPYDWQVYDERISQQPGRGTFLITKPRDEEIGQYQCFATNEWGTATSNSVYVRKSELNNFVDEPPKTKTVEEGEPFGIPCNSPTGWPKPSVYWLKMSQNWHKTLNSSRITVDPEGTLWFSNITKEDSSEDFLYACSASSYFRNEYKVGNKVHLQVIQSGSNAGLQNKREPVFQYANKRSEIALRGKEMKLWCIFGGTPLPEIRWRKQGGPLPPGRTTLDNYGKTLVIKHVDFEDAGDYTCEASNGVGIAKSYSISIEVHARPRFIVEPEIMITTEGESVDFLCQADGYPTPSIQWIYNGAKIEKAPPHPNRFITPDRITITNVSKSDTGNYGCNASNVNGYVYKDVYVNVLDLPPEITVPPEETAQTVDGKAMTMKCETFGAPKPIVKWFHNNEELTGGRYKVQDSGDLLIQDVKFFDAGNYTCKAENKFGKASASGTLTVKEHTRISTGPKDYEVEAGDSATFRCNAVYDSELELDIHWLKNGKLIDFDIEPRFIQSSDQSLTITKTTELDSGQYTCLAKSSLDSAQASASLIVQDVPNPPSLLWVNCNSEDAVVTWAPMGDNRAPILNYKMLYNTSFTPDTWEVATDTVPASDTSFKVSMSPWTNYTFKVIARNQVGDSFPSGHSETCLTPERIPFKNPDNVEGRGTSPNNLVIYWTPMPQIEHNAPKFQYRVYWKKDEEDASWIIEDIADWRVKELVIDNQPTYSRYQIKVVAHNRIGEAKMKAKPVIGWSGENQPSEAPLNFTLLDVVGPRSAYVSWDPVSLDSINGDFKGYKIQTWTNSSGEEKFREIPWGKDTTEAFVQSFKPFSLNYARVLAFNGAYNGPPSNIIEVRTGEGLPGPVDMLECFPMGSSALLLAWNKPEEVNGILRGYRIYYKEVNKTHFGPEIERYPKIRNPSADKAKLAGLKPHQKYRVIIRAETRVGQGMRFYTECNTNPQALTPPSRPRFTYSLMNPENGQSRVKVTWKPRVEGNPGSHFYVQYKKSMDTTYLASDEELNEDSVVIRGLDPGYTYDFRVVAVDGVHETPSDPLPVYTYASLPIVGAADSQSYLAHSGWFIGMLLAIIFLIFLCIIVAIIKRNRGGKYAVSEHEAAHGRKDYDDAGFPEYTQPLDDRNTRPPRSTEFKPPMESDNDSIADYADGENTAGMAEDGSFIGKYRRERNSEQSSTFATLV, encoded by the exons ATGGATCATAAAAGTGGaatgtattcatttttgataCTCTGTTCAATACTTCCGTCCTCCATTGGAATCG taCAATCCCCTCCGCGTATGATCAAGCAACCTCCAACGGATGAGCTTCTCTTTCAAGTTAAATCCCGTCAGGACGAGAATGACAAACCCTTTATTATAGAATGTGAGGCTGAAGGCGAACCAGCTCCAAT GTATCGATGGGAGAAGAATGGAGAACCCTACGATTGGCAAGTCTATGACGAACGGATATCTCAGCAGCCTGGCCGAGGAACCTTTCTCATTACAAAACCCCGAGATGAAGAAATTG GACAATATCAATGTTTTGCCACAAACGAATGGGGAACGGCTACTTCCAACTCCGTCTATGTAAGAAAGTCTGAATTAAATAACTTTGTTGATGAACCACCCAAAACGAAGACTGTTGAAGAGGGAGAACCATTTGGTATTCCCTGTAATTCCCCTACTGGATGGCCCAAACCCTCTGTCTATTGGCTCAAAATG AGTCAAAATTGGCATAAAACACTTAATTCCTCTAGAATCACAGTTGATCCCGAAGGAACTCTTTGGTTCTCAAATATCACAAAGGAAGACAGTTCCGAAGACTTTTTATATGCTTGTTCTGCCTCTTCATACTTCCGCAATGAGTACAAAGTTGGAAATAAAGTTCATCTCCAAGTCATTCAATCTGGATCCAATGCTGGACTTCAAAACAAAAGGGAACCTGTTTTTCAATATGCAAATAAACGATCCGAAATAGCTCTTCGtggaaaagaaatgaaattatggTGTATTTTTGGTGGAACTCCTCTCCCTGAAATCCGGTGGAGAAAGCAAGGAGGTCCACTCCCTCCTGGCCGAACCACACTTGATAATTATGGAAAAACATTAGTTATTAAACATGTTGATTTTGAAGACGCAGGGGATTACACATGTGAGGCTAGCAATGGTGTTGGAATTGCAAAGTCTTACAGTATTTCGATCGAAGTACATGCTCGACCAAGATTCATTGTCGAACCCGAAATCATGATTACGACTGAAGGAGAGAGCGTGGATTTCTTGTGTCAAGCTGATGGTTATCCTACTCCGTCGATCCAGTGGATTTACAATGGTGCCAAAATTGAAAAAGCTCCTCCTCATCCCAACCGTTTTATCACACCAGATAGAATTACTATTACAAATGTTTCTAAATCTGATACGGGTAACTATGGTTGTAACGCCTCTAACGTGAACGGTTATGTTTACAAAGACGTTTACGTAAATGTTTTGGATCTTCCACCTGAAATTACAGTTCCTCCAGAAGAAACAGCACAAACTGTTGATGGTAAGGCCATGACTATGAAATGTGAAACATTTGGTGCTCCTAAGCCCATTGTTAAATGGtttcataataatgaagaaCTTACTGGTGGAAGATATAAGGTTCAAGACTCTGGGGATTTGCTTATtca GGatgtcaaattttttgatgCCGGAAATTACACGTGTAAagctgaaaataaatttgggaaAGCCAGTGCAAGTGGTACTTTAACGGTTAAAGAACACACTAGGATATCAACTGGTCCTAAAGACTATGAAGTAGAAGCTGGTGATTCGGCTACTTTTCGATGTAATGCAGTATATGACTCAGAGTTAGAACTTGACATTCATTGGCTAAAAAATGGTAAACTGATTGATTTCGATATTGAGCCTCGGTTTATTCAGTCCTCTGATCAGTCTTTGACAATCACCAAGACAACAGAATTGGATTCAGGTCAATATACTTGCTTAGCTAAGTCATCATTGGACTCAGCTCAAGCAAGTGCATCACTGATTGTTCAAGATGTTCCCAATCCTCCCTCCTTACTTTGGGTTAATTGTAATTCTGAAGATGCGGTTGTGACTTGGGCGCCTATGGGTGACAATAGAGCTCCCATcttgaattataaaatgttgtatAATACATCATTTACTCCTGATACCTGGGAGGTTGCAACGGATACAGTTCCTGCTAGTGATACGTCCTTTAAAGTATCAATGTCACCTTGGACCAATTATACTTTCAAAGTTATTGCTCGAAATCAAGTAGGAGATTCTTTCCCTTCGGGACATTCAGAGACTTGTCTCACTCCAGAGagaattccatttaaaaatccAGATAATGTTGAAGGAAGAGGGACATCCCCTAACAATTTGGTTATTTATTGGACG CCCATGCCGCAAATAGAACACAATGCTCCAAAGTTTCAGTATCGAGTATATTGGAAAAAAGATGAAGAGGATGCTTCTTGGATTATTGAAGATATTGCTGATTGGAGAGTCAAGGAACTTGTTATTGATAACCAACCCACATATTCTAGATATCAAATTAAAGTAGTGGCTCATAATCGTATAGGAGAAGCTAAGATGAAAGCAAAGCCAGTTATTGGATGGTCGGGAGAAAATCAGCCTTCAGAAGCTCCTCTAAATTTTACTCTTCTAGATGTTGTCGGCCCTCGTTCTGCCTATGTTTCTTGGGATCCTGTTAGTTTAGATTCAATTAATGGGGACTTTAAAGGTTACAAAATACAAACATGGACCAACTCCTCGGGTGAAGAGAAATTCAGAGAAATTCCATGGGGCAAGGATACGACAGAAGCCTTTGTTCAGTCATTTAAaccattttcattaaattatgctCGTGTTTTGGCATTTAATGGTGCATACAATGGtccaccatctaatattattgaGGTTCGCACTGGAGAAGGTCTTCCAGGTCCTGTAGATATGCTTGAATGCTTCCCTATGGGTTCATCTGCTCTTCTACTTGCATGGAACAAGCCAGAGGAAGTTAATGGTATTCTCAGAGGGTATCGTATTTACTATAAGGAAGTCAACAAGACGCATTTTGGTCCAGAAATAGAACGATATCCAAAAATTAGGAACCCAAGTGCCGATAAAGCTAAGCTCGCAGGATTGAAACCTCATCAAAAGTATCGAGTAATCATAAGAGCTGAAACCCGTGTTGGACAAGGAATGCGATTTTATACCGAATGTAACACAAACCCTCAAGCTCTGACTCCACCCTCTAGACCAAGATTTACTTATTCTCTTATGAATCCTGAGAACGGACAGTCCAGAGTTAAAGTAACGTGGAAGCCCCGTGTAGAGGGTAATCCAGGATCTCATTTCTATGTTCAGTATAA gAAAAGTATGGATACCACGTACCTGGCTTCAGATGAAGAGCTTAATGAGGACTCTGTCGTTATTCGTGGACTTGATCCAGGATATACTTATGACTTCCGTGTTGTCGCTGTAGATGGCGTTCATGAAACGCCGAGCGACCCTCTTCCAGTATATACTTATGCCTCCCTACCTATTGTGGGTGCAGCAGACTCTCAATCCTATTTGGCTCATTCCGGCTGGTTCATCGGAATGTTGCTAGCAATAATTTTCCtcatatttttatgcattattgtggccattattaaaagaaatcgTGGAGGGAAATATGCAGTTTCTGAGCATGAAGCAGCTCATGGAAGAAAGGATTACGATGATGCTGGTTTTCCAGAGTATACTCAACc gtTAGACGATCGGAATACTCGTCCTCCGCGCTCTACAGAGTTTAAACCGCCGATGGAGTCTGACAATGATAGCATTGCAGATTATGCAGATGGTGAGAATACAG cgGGTATGGCGGAAGATGGATCCTTCATTGGGAAATACCGTAGAGAACGCAATTCTGAGCAATCCTCCACATTTGCCACGctagtttaa
- the Nrg gene encoding neuroglian isoform X9: MDHKSGMYSFLILCSILPSSIGIVIPEGKLVQSPPRMIKQPPTDELLFQVKSRQDENDKPFIIECEAEGEPAPMYRWEKNGEPYDWQVYDERISQQPGRGTFLITKPRDEEIGQYQCFATNEWGTATSNSVYVRKSELNNFVDEPPKTKTVEEGEPFGIPCNSPTGWPKPSVYWLKMSQNWHKTLNSSRITVDPEGTLWFSNITKEDSSEDFLYACSASSYFRNEYKVGNKVHLQVIQSGSNAGLQNKREPVFQYANKRSEIALRGKEMKLWCIFGGTPLPEIRWRKQGGPLPPGRTTLDNYGKTLVIKHVDFEDAGDYTCEASNGVGIAKSYSISIEVHARPRFIVEPEIMITTEGESVDFLCQADGYPTPSIQWIYNGAKIEKAPPHPNRFITPDRITITNVSKSDTGNYGCNASNVNGYVYKDVYVNVLDLPPEITVPPEETAQTVDGKAMTMKCETFGAPKPIVKWFHNNEELTGGRYKVQDSGDLLIQDVKFFDAGNYTCKAENKFGKASASGTLTVKEHTRISTGPKDYEVEAGDSATFRCNAVYDSELELDIHWLKNGKLIDFDIEPRFIQSSDQSLTITKTTELDSGQYTCLAKSSLDSAQASASLIVQDVPNPPSLLWVNCNSEDAVVTWAPMGDNRAPILNYKMLYNTSFTPDTWEVATDTVPASDTSFKVSMSPWTNYTFKVIARNQVGDSFPSGHSETCLTPERIPFKNPDNVEGRGTSPNNLVIYWTPMPQIEHNAPKFQYRVYWKKDEEDASWIIEDIADWRVKELVIDNQPTYSRYQIKVVAHNRIGEAKMKAKPVIGWSGENQPSEAPLNFTLLDVVGPRSAYVSWDPVSLDSINGDFKGYKIQTWTNSSGEEKFREIPWGKDTTEAFVQSFKPFSLNYARVLAFNGAYNGPPSNIIEVRTGEGLPGPVDMLECFPMGSSALLLAWNKPEEVNGILRGYRIYYKEVNKTHFGPEIERYPKIRNPSADKAKLAGLKPHQKYRVIIRAETRVGQGMRFYTECNTNPQALTPPSRPRFTYSLMNPENGQSRVKVTWKPRVEGNPGSHFYVQYKKSMDTTYLASDEELNEDSVVIRGLDPGYTYDFRVVAVDGVHETPSDPLPVYTYASLPIVGAADSQSYLAHSGWFIGMLLAIIFLIFLCIIVAIIKRNRGGKYAVSEHEAAHGRKDYDDAGFPEYTQPLDDRNTRPPRSTEFKPPMESDNDSIADYADAGMAEDGSFIGKYRRERNSEQSSTFATLV; the protein is encoded by the exons ATGGATCATAAAAGTGGaatgtattcatttttgataCTCTGTTCAATACTTCCGTCCTCCATTGGAATCG ttattcCTGAAGGAAAATTGG taCAATCCCCTCCGCGTATGATCAAGCAACCTCCAACGGATGAGCTTCTCTTTCAAGTTAAATCCCGTCAGGACGAGAATGACAAACCCTTTATTATAGAATGTGAGGCTGAAGGCGAACCAGCTCCAAT GTATCGATGGGAGAAGAATGGAGAACCCTACGATTGGCAAGTCTATGACGAACGGATATCTCAGCAGCCTGGCCGAGGAACCTTTCTCATTACAAAACCCCGAGATGAAGAAATTG GACAATATCAATGTTTTGCCACAAACGAATGGGGAACGGCTACTTCCAACTCCGTCTATGTAAGAAAGTCTGAATTAAATAACTTTGTTGATGAACCACCCAAAACGAAGACTGTTGAAGAGGGAGAACCATTTGGTATTCCCTGTAATTCCCCTACTGGATGGCCCAAACCCTCTGTCTATTGGCTCAAAATG AGTCAAAATTGGCATAAAACACTTAATTCCTCTAGAATCACAGTTGATCCCGAAGGAACTCTTTGGTTCTCAAATATCACAAAGGAAGACAGTTCCGAAGACTTTTTATATGCTTGTTCTGCCTCTTCATACTTCCGCAATGAGTACAAAGTTGGAAATAAAGTTCATCTCCAAGTCATTCAATCTGGATCCAATGCTGGACTTCAAAACAAAAGGGAACCTGTTTTTCAATATGCAAATAAACGATCCGAAATAGCTCTTCGtggaaaagaaatgaaattatggTGTATTTTTGGTGGAACTCCTCTCCCTGAAATCCGGTGGAGAAAGCAAGGAGGTCCACTCCCTCCTGGCCGAACCACACTTGATAATTATGGAAAAACATTAGTTATTAAACATGTTGATTTTGAAGACGCAGGGGATTACACATGTGAGGCTAGCAATGGTGTTGGAATTGCAAAGTCTTACAGTATTTCGATCGAAGTACATGCTCGACCAAGATTCATTGTCGAACCCGAAATCATGATTACGACTGAAGGAGAGAGCGTGGATTTCTTGTGTCAAGCTGATGGTTATCCTACTCCGTCGATCCAGTGGATTTACAATGGTGCCAAAATTGAAAAAGCTCCTCCTCATCCCAACCGTTTTATCACACCAGATAGAATTACTATTACAAATGTTTCTAAATCTGATACGGGTAACTATGGTTGTAACGCCTCTAACGTGAACGGTTATGTTTACAAAGACGTTTACGTAAATGTTTTGGATCTTCCACCTGAAATTACAGTTCCTCCAGAAGAAACAGCACAAACTGTTGATGGTAAGGCCATGACTATGAAATGTGAAACATTTGGTGCTCCTAAGCCCATTGTTAAATGGtttcataataatgaagaaCTTACTGGTGGAAGATATAAGGTTCAAGACTCTGGGGATTTGCTTATtca GGatgtcaaattttttgatgCCGGAAATTACACGTGTAAagctgaaaataaatttgggaaAGCCAGTGCAAGTGGTACTTTAACGGTTAAAGAACACACTAGGATATCAACTGGTCCTAAAGACTATGAAGTAGAAGCTGGTGATTCGGCTACTTTTCGATGTAATGCAGTATATGACTCAGAGTTAGAACTTGACATTCATTGGCTAAAAAATGGTAAACTGATTGATTTCGATATTGAGCCTCGGTTTATTCAGTCCTCTGATCAGTCTTTGACAATCACCAAGACAACAGAATTGGATTCAGGTCAATATACTTGCTTAGCTAAGTCATCATTGGACTCAGCTCAAGCAAGTGCATCACTGATTGTTCAAGATGTTCCCAATCCTCCCTCCTTACTTTGGGTTAATTGTAATTCTGAAGATGCGGTTGTGACTTGGGCGCCTATGGGTGACAATAGAGCTCCCATcttgaattataaaatgttgtatAATACATCATTTACTCCTGATACCTGGGAGGTTGCAACGGATACAGTTCCTGCTAGTGATACGTCCTTTAAAGTATCAATGTCACCTTGGACCAATTATACTTTCAAAGTTATTGCTCGAAATCAAGTAGGAGATTCTTTCCCTTCGGGACATTCAGAGACTTGTCTCACTCCAGAGagaattccatttaaaaatccAGATAATGTTGAAGGAAGAGGGACATCCCCTAACAATTTGGTTATTTATTGGACG CCCATGCCGCAAATAGAACACAATGCTCCAAAGTTTCAGTATCGAGTATATTGGAAAAAAGATGAAGAGGATGCTTCTTGGATTATTGAAGATATTGCTGATTGGAGAGTCAAGGAACTTGTTATTGATAACCAACCCACATATTCTAGATATCAAATTAAAGTAGTGGCTCATAATCGTATAGGAGAAGCTAAGATGAAAGCAAAGCCAGTTATTGGATGGTCGGGAGAAAATCAGCCTTCAGAAGCTCCTCTAAATTTTACTCTTCTAGATGTTGTCGGCCCTCGTTCTGCCTATGTTTCTTGGGATCCTGTTAGTTTAGATTCAATTAATGGGGACTTTAAAGGTTACAAAATACAAACATGGACCAACTCCTCGGGTGAAGAGAAATTCAGAGAAATTCCATGGGGCAAGGATACGACAGAAGCCTTTGTTCAGTCATTTAAaccattttcattaaattatgctCGTGTTTTGGCATTTAATGGTGCATACAATGGtccaccatctaatattattgaGGTTCGCACTGGAGAAGGTCTTCCAGGTCCTGTAGATATGCTTGAATGCTTCCCTATGGGTTCATCTGCTCTTCTACTTGCATGGAACAAGCCAGAGGAAGTTAATGGTATTCTCAGAGGGTATCGTATTTACTATAAGGAAGTCAACAAGACGCATTTTGGTCCAGAAATAGAACGATATCCAAAAATTAGGAACCCAAGTGCCGATAAAGCTAAGCTCGCAGGATTGAAACCTCATCAAAAGTATCGAGTAATCATAAGAGCTGAAACCCGTGTTGGACAAGGAATGCGATTTTATACCGAATGTAACACAAACCCTCAAGCTCTGACTCCACCCTCTAGACCAAGATTTACTTATTCTCTTATGAATCCTGAGAACGGACAGTCCAGAGTTAAAGTAACGTGGAAGCCCCGTGTAGAGGGTAATCCAGGATCTCATTTCTATGTTCAGTATAA gAAAAGTATGGATACCACGTACCTGGCTTCAGATGAAGAGCTTAATGAGGACTCTGTCGTTATTCGTGGACTTGATCCAGGATATACTTATGACTTCCGTGTTGTCGCTGTAGATGGCGTTCATGAAACGCCGAGCGACCCTCTTCCAGTATATACTTATGCCTCCCTACCTATTGTGGGTGCAGCAGACTCTCAATCCTATTTGGCTCATTCCGGCTGGTTCATCGGAATGTTGCTAGCAATAATTTTCCtcatatttttatgcattattgtggccattattaaaagaaatcgTGGAGGGAAATATGCAGTTTCTGAGCATGAAGCAGCTCATGGAAGAAAGGATTACGATGATGCTGGTTTTCCAGAGTATACTCAACc gtTAGACGATCGGAATACTCGTCCTCCGCGCTCTACAGAGTTTAAACCGCCGATGGAGTCTGACAATGATAGCATTGCAGATTATGCAGATG cgGGTATGGCGGAAGATGGATCCTTCATTGGGAAATACCGTAGAGAACGCAATTCTGAGCAATCCTCCACATTTGCCACGctagtttaa